A window of the Helianthus annuus cultivar XRQ/B chromosome 4, HanXRQr2.0-SUNRISE, whole genome shotgun sequence genome harbors these coding sequences:
- the LOC110870266 gene encoding respiratory burst oxidase homolog protein C, producing the protein MNEVIEDDSRYFSERLFDSLCRRRNITSEVINKAQFREFWDQIADQNVGSRIQTFFDVVDKDGDGRITKDEVIEIISLSALDNKLPNIPKKVDEYATLIMEELDKDNIGYIMIESLETLLFQEPTHNVRGENRNLSQMLSQKLKTPHPLTKWYEDLKYFVHDHWKRCLVLVLWIGIMAGLFAWKYIEYKNHVVYDVLGPCVCIAKGAAETLKLNMAIMLLPVCRNTITWLRNTKLGVVVPFDDNINFHQVIAVAIVIGVGLHAISHLACDFPRLIHATEEEYKPMEQFFGDQAENYWHFLKEVEGYTGIIMVVLMTIAFTLAWLRQGQLKIPSFFRKLMKFNAFKCSKRYDAFVKKLTGFITVINKFTGFNAFWYSHHLFVIVYAMLIVHGIKLYLNKEWYKKTTWMYLAVPILLYACERLIRTFRSRLIPAQLCKVLVYPGNVLALHMTKPQGFKYKSGQYMFVKYTAISPFEWHPFSITSAPGDDYLSVHIRAVGDWTKDINKAFKDKYSLKEGSERYSIDFKGGDPCIPKVLIDGPYGAPAADYKKYDVVLLVGLGIGATPMISIVKDILNNMKAKEEEENSLENGVKLQKNKSGSRSTKNFRTTRAYFYWVTNQQGTFDWFKGVMNEVAEMDKNGVIEMHNYCTSIYEEGDARSTFISMLQAIGYAKKGVDVVSDTRVMSHFGKPNWRDVYMRIALNHSCSKIGVFYCGNIGGKEELKQLASDFSHKTLTKFEFHKENF; encoded by the exons ATGAACGAAG TGATAGAAGACGATTCAAGATACTTCTCCGAAAGGTTGTTCGATTCACTTTGCCGGCGGAGGAATATAACGAGTGAGGTGATTAACAAAGCACAATTTAGGGAATTTTGGGACCAAATTGCTGATCAGAATGTTGGTTCAAGGATACAAACTTTCTTTGACGT GGTTGATAAAGATGGAGATGGTCGAATCACAAAAGATGAAGTTATAGAG ATTATCAGCTTAAGTGCATTAGACAACAAGCTACCCAATATACCAAAAAAAGTAGATGAATACGCAACATTGATCATGGAAGAATTAGACAAGGATAATATTGGTTACATCATG ATTGAAAGCTTGGAGACTTTATTGTTTCAAGAACCAACACATAACGTGAGAGGAGAAAACCGAAACTTGAGCCAGATGTTGAGCCAAAAGCTAAAAACACCCCACCCGTTAACAAAATGGTATGAAGATTTGAAGTACTTTGTACACGACCATTGGAAGAGATGTTTGGTTCTTGTACTTTGGATAGGAATAATGGCCGGTTTGTTTGCATGGAAGTACATCGAATACAAAAACCATGTTGTATATGATGTATTGGGGCCGTGTGTATGTATAGCTAAAGGTGCAGCCGAGACTTTGAAATTAAACATGGCGATTATGTTATTACCAGTTTGTCGAAACACAATTACTTGGTTGAGGAACACCAAGTTGGGTGTCGTAGTTCCGTTTGATGACAATATTAATTTTCACCAA GTGATTGCAGTGGCGATTGTGATTGGAGTTGGGTTACACGCGATTTCCCATCTAGCATGTGACTTTCCCCGATTAATCCATGCAACCGAGGAAGAGTATAAACCGATGGAACAATTTTTTGGGGATCAAGCCGAGAACTATTGGCATTTTCTGAAGGAAGTAGAAGGGTATACCGGAATAATAATGGTAGTACTAATGACTATAGCTTTTACACTAGCTTGGCTAAGACAAGGCCAACTTAAAATACCCTCGTTCTTTAGAAAATTAATGAAATTTAACGCCTTTAAATGCTCAAAGCGATATGATGCATTTGTAAAGAAATTAACCGGTTTCATTACTGTTATAAACAAATTCACGGGATTTAACGCGTTTTGGTACTCCCACCACCTCTTTGTTATCGTATACGCAATGCTTATAGTTCATGGGATCAAACTTTACCTTAACAAAGAATGGTACAAGAAAACG ACATGGATGTATTTGGCGGTTCCAATCTTGCTCTACGCTTGCGAGAGATTAATAAGGACGTTTAGGTCACGTCTTATTCCAGCCCAACTGTGCAAG GTGCTTGTTTATCCCGGAAATGTGTTGGCACTTCATATGACAAAGCCTCAAGGCTTCAAATACAAGAGTGGTCAATACATGTTTGTCAAGTATACTGCTATCTCCCCATTTGAGtg GCACCCATTTTCCATTACATCTGCCCCTGGTGATGACTACCTGAGTGTGCATATCCGAGCTGTTGGTGACTGGACTAAAGATATAAACAAAGCTTTTAAAGAT AAATATTCGTTGAAGGAAGGAAGTGAGAGGTATAGCATTGATTTCAAAGGAGGAGATCCATG CATTCCAAAAGTTTTAATCGACGGTCCATACGGTGCACCAGCAGCGGACTACAAAAAGTACGACGTCGTGTTGCTAGTGGGCTTAGGGATTGGAGCAACCCCAATGATCAGTATTGTGAAAGACATATTGAATAACAtgaaagccaaagaagaagaagaaaattcaTTGGAAAATGGTGTCAAATTACAAAAGAATAAATCAGGTTCAAGAAGTACAAAGAACTTTAGAACAACACGGGCTTACTTTTATTGGGTGACTAATCAACAGGGTACGTTTGATTGGTTCAAAGGAGTTATGAATGAGGTTGCTGAGATGGACAAAAATGGTGTTATAGAGATGCATAATTATTGCACAAGTATTTACGAGGAAGGTGATGCAAGATCTACTTTTATTTCTATGCTTCAAGCGATCGGTTATGCTAAAAAAGGTGTTGACGTTGTTTCGGATACTCGTGTTATGTCTCATTTTGGTAAACCTAATTGGCGGGATGTTTACATGCGAATTGCTCTAAATCACTCATGTTCCAAAATAG GGGTGTTTTATTGTGGAAATATCGGAGGAAAAGAAGAGCTGAAACAATTAGCTTCAGATTTCTCGCACAAAACATTAACCAAGTTTGAGTTTCACAAAGAGAATTTCTAa
- the LOC110870267 gene encoding leucine-rich repeat extensin-like protein 3: protein MEWTIKRERRKECLVGRWNEIAHFKMHFIPQIIPSLPPIFSIPFCLHPSLTTPQPTTVATTHHHCQPPSSPTFTATRHPPPPPPPPPSPATVIDTTYLHPRHRRRRHPPSSLPPPITATTRGGPRDPPLATTHLRSSPPPMSLPPPITAAVATHLPVAINHHPPPPPATTATTPDHRRHPPSLSPTTTTAVITRCRLQSPPSPPTTAAATTSAYHHPPSLPTLTTAIRFYSFVVSHTPNNKK, encoded by the exons atggaatggaccaTTAAGAGGGAacgaagaaaagagtgtttggttggtcgatgGAATGAAATCGCCCATTTCAAAATGCATTTCATTCCTCAAATCATTCCATCTCTCCCCCCTATTTTTTCCATTCCATTTTGTCTTCAcccttcattaacaacaccacaacctaCTACTgttgccaccacccaccaccactgccaACCGCCGTCGTCGCCCACCTTCACCGCCACCCGCCacccgccaccgccaccgccgccaccgccaTCACCCGCCACCGTCATTGACACCACCTACCTCCATCCCCGCCACCGCCGTCGCCGCCATCCACCATCGTCGTtgccacctccgatcaccgccaccaccaggggcggacctagag atccgccactggccACCACCCACCTTCGATCATCGCCGCCACCAATGTCGCtgccacctccgatcaccgcCGCCGTCGCCACCCACCTCCCCGTCGCTATCAaccaccacccaccgccaccacctgccaccaccgcTACCACCCCTGACCACCGTCGCCACCCACCTTCGTtgtcacccaccaccaccaccgctgtCATCACCCGTTGCCGTCTCCAATCGCCGCCGTCTccacccaccaccgccgccgctacAACTTCCGCATATCACCACCCACCATCGCTGCCCACATTGACCACCGCCATACGATTTTATTCCTTCGTTGTTTCTCACACaccaaacaacaaaaagtaa